GGTCGAGGCCGGTGACCTCGGCGCCGCGCTGGATCCGCACGCCCAGGCGCTCGGCCCGGCGTTGGAGAAGGACCTCGGTTCGGGCCTGCTGGACGGTCAGCACGTACTTGAACCGGCTCTCGGGGTGGTGCATGTCCAGCACGGCCTCGCGGCCGCCCATGGTGGCGCGGACCCGGGGCACCTGGTAGCCCTGCCCGACGATCTCGTCGGCGATTCCGCGCATGTCGAACAGTTCCAGGGTGCGGGCGTGCAGGGCGAAGGCACGGGTCAGGTTGGACTCCTCGGCGCGCTTCTCCAGAACGGTGACCTCGACCCCGGCCTCGGCCAGGTCTCCCGCGAGCATGAGGCCGGTGGGACCGGCTCCGACAACGATCACGCTCATGGCGCTTCTCCTTGCGGATACATTCCGATACTCTGAATACCGGAACTCTTAGTATCGATACTATGAGTACCGCAACTGTTGTCAAGACCCCGGGGAGAAGAAGATGACCAAGGGACGCGGCGGCCGCCGCCCCGACCCGGCCGTGGACGAGGCCGTCCGGCGGGCCGCGGTCGAACTCCTCCTGGAACAGGGTTTCGAACTGACCTTCGACGAGGTGGCCGAACGCGCGGGCGTGGGGCGCACCAGCGTCTTCCGCCGCTACGCCACCAAAGAGGAGCTGGTGCTGTCCGCCGCCGAACAGCTGACCATCGAGCGAATCGAGGTACCCGACACCGGCTCGCTCCGCGGCGACCTGACCGCCATGGTCCACGCCGTCTACCGGGTGTTCGGCGAGACCGCCACCCAGACCCTGGCCAGGCACGCCCTGGTGGCCGCGCTCCGGGAACAGGCCGGCGCGGCGATCATGCACGCGATCCTGGACCGCAGGCTGGCCCTGGTCACCGGGCTCCTCCAACGCGCGGTGGTACGCGGTGAACTCACCGACACCACCCGGGCCCGACTGGTCGCGGACCTGCTCTCCGGCGTGATCATGGCCAGGATGGCCACCGGCCTCCCCCTTCCCGGGTCCGACGAGGCCCGAGCCCTCGCCGAAGCCATGGCCACCGCCGCGGGCACCTGATCCAGCCGTCCGACCCGGCCGTCTTCGGAGGTCTCAGTCCTCGGACCCGTGGGCGTCGTGGGTGAGCAGAGCCAGCTGGATGCGGCCGGACAGGTCCAGCTTGGTGAGCGCGCTGGACACGTGCGCCTTGACCGTGCCCATGGACATGTACAGGCGGTCGGCGATCTCCGCGTTGGACAGCCCCTCCGTCACCGCCTCGGCCACGTCGCGTTCCCGGTCCGAAAGCAGGGCCAGCCTGGCCCGGGCGCGTTCACGGCGGGTGGGCGCCGCGGAGCGCTCCACAGGGTCGGCGCCGGCCACCTGATCCATCAAGGCGCGCGCGACGCTCGGCGACAGCACCGGTTCACCCGAGGCCGCGCGCAGCACCG
This DNA window, taken from Nocardiopsis exhalans, encodes the following:
- a CDS encoding TetR/AcrR family transcriptional regulator gives rise to the protein MTKGRGGRRPDPAVDEAVRRAAVELLLEQGFELTFDEVAERAGVGRTSVFRRYATKEELVLSAAEQLTIERIEVPDTGSLRGDLTAMVHAVYRVFGETATQTLARHALVAALREQAGAAIMHAILDRRLALVTGLLQRAVVRGELTDTTRARLVADLLSGVIMARMATGLPLPGSDEARALAEAMATAAGT